TGACCGCCGGACAGGCCTTTGAAGGTCTTAATCAGGCCGGGGGCATGAAGCGTAAGATGGTGGTCATTCTTAACGATAATGAGATGTCTATTTCCACTAACGTGGGAGCCCTTTCTGCGTTCTTGAGCCGTAAGCTTTCCCATCCGGTGATGAATCGTTTCAAGAAAGACTTTGAGTCCATTCTGAAGCAGATTCCCAAGATCGGTGATGATCTGGCTATGTACGCAAAACGCGGTGAAGATTCTTTTAAGAGCTTCTTTACTCCGGGCATGCTTTTCGAGTCCCTTGATTTTACCTATCTCGGGCCCATTGACGGACATAACCTGAACGAGCTGATTGATGTTCTGGAGCAGGTCAAGAAGATGGACGGCCCTGTACTGGTCCATGTGCTGACCAAGAAAGGCAAGGGCTATGCCCCGGCTGAAGATAATCCCACTTACTTTCACGGTGTGGGCAGTTTTGAGCCGGAAACAGGCCGGGCCAAGAAGTTTAAGGGCGGTCTGCCTTCCTATACGGAAATTTTCGGTAAGACTCTCTGTAAGCTGGCGGAAAAGGATGACAAGATTGTTGCCATCACCGCTGCCATGCCGGAAGGAACCGGAACCGACACTTTTCGTGAGCAGTTCCCGGACCGTTTTGTAGATGTGGGTATCTGTGAGCAGCACGCGGTGACCTTTGCCGCAGGGCTGGCTACCTTGGGCTACAAGCCTGCGGTGGCTGTCTATTCTACTTTTATGCAACGATCTTATGATCAGGTTGTGCATGATGTCTGTTTGCAGAACCTGAATGTGAATTTCTTCCTTGATCGCGGTGGACTTGTCGGAGCTGACGGGGCCACTCATCACGGCGTGTTCGATATGTCCTTCATGCGTCATATCCCCAACCTGATTTTTATGGCACCCAAGGATGAGGCTGAGCTTTCACGCATGGTCCGGACTGCCATTGATTTTGATGGTCCTGCTGCGGTGCGTTATCCGCGCGGCGTGGGTATCGGGGCAATCCTTGAAGAGACTCCCAGCACCCTTGAAATCGGTGAAGGTGAGCTTCTGCGTGACGGATTCGACGGAGTTATTATCACCGTTGGTTCAAGGGTCTGGCCCGCAGTCGAAGCGGTGGAAGAAATTGATGAGGAACACGGCAAGGCTGTTGCGGTATTCAACGCCCGGTTCATTAAGCCGCTTCCGGAAAGACAGATTCTGGAATTGGCCGGACGGTTCAAGAAAATCCTCATTGTGGAAGAAAATGCCAAGGCCGGAGGATTCAGTTCCGCAGTGGTTGAGCTGCTGGTGGACAACAATGCCATTGACGGGCACGAGATCAAGCGTCTCGGCATCCCTGATGAGTTCATTGAGCACGGTACCCAGCTTGAGCTGCGCAATGAACTTGGTATTGATACCGCAGGCATGAAGGATGCTATGAAGGAAATGCTTGGGTTGGAGCAGGATTAATTGAATTTGAGTTCGAATTAGCTAAAAAAGTAAAGGCTCAACCTCTTAAGAGGTTGAGCCTTTTTCATTTGCTGAGATGAAAATAATTATTTGCGTAGGGCATCCGAAATTGCGGGAGAATTAATTATTCGCTCAAGCTGTTCT
This DNA window, taken from Marinifilum sp. JC120, encodes the following:
- the dxs gene encoding 1-deoxy-D-xylulose-5-phosphate synthase produces the protein MSKNDASCGCGNYELLQKINNPAQVQELSDEQLAQLAEELRQCIINTVSVGGGHLAPSLGVIELTLALFKCFDLDRDRLVWDVGHQAYAHKILTGRYEEFHTLRQKDGISGFPRMAENKYDHFGVGHSSTSISAALGMAVASDLDGDNRNCVAVIGDGSMTAGQAFEGLNQAGGMKRKMVVILNDNEMSISTNVGALSAFLSRKLSHPVMNRFKKDFESILKQIPKIGDDLAMYAKRGEDSFKSFFTPGMLFESLDFTYLGPIDGHNLNELIDVLEQVKKMDGPVLVHVLTKKGKGYAPAEDNPTYFHGVGSFEPETGRAKKFKGGLPSYTEIFGKTLCKLAEKDDKIVAITAAMPEGTGTDTFREQFPDRFVDVGICEQHAVTFAAGLATLGYKPAVAVYSTFMQRSYDQVVHDVCLQNLNVNFFLDRGGLVGADGATHHGVFDMSFMRHIPNLIFMAPKDEAELSRMVRTAIDFDGPAAVRYPRGVGIGAILEETPSTLEIGEGELLRDGFDGVIITVGSRVWPAVEAVEEIDEEHGKAVAVFNARFIKPLPERQILELAGRFKKILIVEENAKAGGFSSAVVELLVDNNAIDGHEIKRLGIPDEFIEHGTQLELRNELGIDTAGMKDAMKEMLGLEQD